The following are from one region of the Sorghum bicolor cultivar BTx623 chromosome 2, Sorghum_bicolor_NCBIv3, whole genome shotgun sequence genome:
- the LOC8084261 gene encoding pentatricopeptide repeat-containing protein At3g06430, chloroplastic, whose protein sequence is MSPPAYTASPCTGSALFSNSRAPPPRLLLQRGPGAPSSAGRHGGRVAPSQERRRPAPAQEKRRPSESSSRTQLPERKRHWKAGEFPGTATADGGGGGRLPAQGKRHSKAGEFPGTDDGGRPAPALPQGKRHWKAGEFPGIAVAPGSGTPRTPLKNVKKRLDARAEAKAWACTVTEALADRVTSKNWQEALQVFEMLKEQPFYHPKEGTFMKLIVLLGRSGQPARAHQLFDEMLQQGCQPTPGLYTALIGAYCRSGLLDDALQLLNDMKGSPLCQPDVYTYSTIIKACVDATRFDLIDVMYKDMAERSIAPNTVTQNIVLSGYGKAGRLDDMEKVLSDMLDSTACKPDVWTMNIILSLFGNKGQVELMEKWYEKFRSYGIEPETRTLNILIGAYGKKRMYDKMSAVMEYMRKLAFPWTTATYNNVIEAFAEAGDAKNMEHTFNQMRSEGMKPDTKTFCCLINGFSKAGQFHKVVGMVKLAERLDVPANTSFHNAILGACARADDLMEMERVFRHMKHTQCDPDAVTYSILVEAYRKEGMTDKIYALHQENPALVPTDFVMV, encoded by the exons ATGAGTCCGCCGGCCTACACCGCCTCCCCCTGCACGGGTTCCGCTCTCTTCTCCAACtcccgagcgccgccgccgcgtcttCTTCTCCAGCGTGGCCCGGGGGCGCCGTCGTCCGCGGGGCGGCACGGCGGCCGCGTTGCCCCGTCGCAGGAGAGGCGCCGCCCCGCCCCGGCGCAGGAGAAGCGCcgcccctcggagtcgtcgtccCGGACCCAGCTCCCGGAGCGGAAGCGGCACTGGAAGGCGGGAGAGTTCCCGGGGACCGCTACTGCCGATGGGGGTGGCGGCGGACGGCTCCCCGCGCAGGGGAAGCGGCATTCCAAGGCCGGGGAGTTCCCCGGGACGGACGACGGCGGCCGCCCCGCCCCCGCGCTGCCACAGGGGAAGCGACATTGGAAGGCCGGCGAGTTCCCGGGAATTGCCGTTGCCCCCGGTTCTGGGACGCCGAGGACTCCCCTCAAGAACGTCAAGAAGCGGCTGGACGCCCGCGCGGAAGCCAAGGCGTGGGCATGCACCGTCACCGAAGCCCTCGCCGACCGTGTCACATCCAAGAATTGGCAAGAGGCGCTTCAG GTGTTTGAGATGCTCAAGGAACAACCGTTCTACCATCCCAAAGAGGGCACCTTCATGAAGCTCATTGTGCTGCTCGGCCGCTCAGGGCAGCCTGCCCGAGCGCACCAACTCTTCGACGAGATGTTGCAACAAGGATGCCAGCCCACCCCTGGGCTTTACACCGCCTTAATTGGGGCCTACTGCCGCAGCGGTCTACTGGATGATGCGCTCCAGCTCCTCAATGACATGAAGGGCTCACCGTTGTGCCAGCCTGATGTCTACACCTACAGCACCATCATCAAGGCCTGTGTTGATGCCACAAGGTTTGACCTCATCGATGTTATGTACAAAGACATGGCTGAGCGCTCTATAGCGCCCAACACGGTCACGCAGAATATTGTCCTCAGTGGCTATGGAAAAGCTGGACGGTTGGATGACATGGAGAAGGTGCTCTCTGATATGCTCGACAGCACAGCCTGCAAACCGGATGTCTGGACCATGAACATTATCTTAAGCCTGTTTGGAAACAAGGGCCAGGTTGAATTGATGGAAAAATGGTATGAGAAATTCCGAAGCTACGGGATCGAACCAGAGACTCGCACACTGAACATCCTGATTGGTGCCTATGGGAAGAAGCGGATGTATGATAAGATGTCTGCAGTCATGGAGTACATGCGCAAGCTTGCGTTCCCATGGACAACCGCGACATACAACAATGTGATTGAGGCATTTGCCGAGGCGGGTGATGCCAAAAACATGGAGCACACATTTAACCAGATGCGCTCTGAGGGTATGAAGCCAGATACAAAGACCTTCTGCTGTCTAATAAATGGGTTTAGCAAAGCAGGCCAATTCCATAAGGTGGTGGGCATGGTTAAGCTTGCTGAGAGGCTTGATGTGCCTGCAAATACATCTTTTCACAATGCTATTCTTGGTGCATGTGCAAGAGCAGATGATCTTATGGAGATGGAGAGGGTCTTCAGGCACATGAAGCATACACAGTGTGATCCCGATGCTGTGACATACTCTATCTTGGTGGAAGCTTATCGCAAGGAAGGAATGACCGATAAGATTTATGCTTTGCATCAGGAGAACCCAGCTTTGGTTCCGACTGATTTTGTCATGGTTTAA
- the LOC8084260 gene encoding putative disease resistance protein RGA1 translates to MVSLMEIFMSAIVGDLATRCIDFLASKRPNKPPVLDDVEDHLRRVLLRAQVIVDEATGRQITNQAMLRQLDAMTDTVHRGYYALDTFRSFQQVKKEEPRPSSNGQTTIVSHRLSSHFSRVDPCLSSFTSRAVHISKEMQEVLDTLSTMIVDAHELVLFLANYHRMYRQPYSMHLLLGNCMFGRQMEAQYVIDFLLHTQPPGGVKEPVEVLPIVGPSAVGKTTLVAHVCKDERVRDHFAETVFLSDHDFAYDGLAAFRKGLSAKNHTSSDHGTRRMLLVVEVAGIEFDEDVWNRLYSASKHWMPMGSKIILTSRSVEVAKLGTTQALTLNPLSHEAYWYFFRTLAFGSTDPTSSHPRFINLSMEIVTALNDMIMANVIARMMRDSFGVHFWGKLAAFVRLQFQKHVFRFGGHPYELVNQNKPVYFGRMRSEQVVCYHPYRHSSQEEVPKITLHEVINGDAELPAGRFEVLAWSSQIPPYYSYIYDCEILELKSTGNKRKRSAKKGGPPSVCL, encoded by the coding sequence ATGGTGTCGCTAATGGAGATTTTCATGTCTGCAATTGTAGGCGACCTAGCCACTAGATGCATAGATTTCCTGGCGAGCAAGCGCCCCAATAAGCCTCCTGTGCTGGACGACGTGGAGGATCACCTCCGCAGGGTCCTGCTCCGGGCGCAGGTCATCGTCGACGAGGCCACGGGGCGGCAGATCACGAACCAGGCCATGCTCCGGCAGCTGGACGCCATGACAGACACCGTGCACCGAGGCTACTACGCCCTCGACACCTTCAGATCCTTTCAGCAGGTTAAAAAAGAGGAACCCAGGCCCAGCAGCAATGGTCAGACAACGATCGTGAGTCACCGGCTTTCTTCCCATTTCTCCAGAGTCGATCCATGTCTCTCCAGTTTCACAAGCAGAGCTGTACATATCTCAAAAGAAATGCAGGAGGTGCTTGACACTTTGAGCACCATGATTGTTGATGCACATGAACTAGTCCTGTTCTTGGCGAACTACCACCGCATGTACCGCCAGCCTTACAGCATGCATCTCCTGCTGGGAAACTGCATGTTTGGTCGCCAGATGGAAGCACAATATGTCATCGACTTCCTTCTGCACACACAGCCTCCTGGTGGTGTCAAAGAACCAGTGGAGGTCCTTCCAATTGTCGGTCCCTCCGCAGTAGGAAAGACCACACTAGTCGCTCATGTTTGTAAGGATGAAAGAGTCCGTGACCATTTCGCAGAAACTGTGTTCTTGAGCGACCATGACTTTGCGTATGATGGGCTAGCAGCTTTCAGAAAAGGACTATCTGCAAAAAATCAcacatcatcagatcatgggaCAAGGAGAATGCTTCTTGTCGTGGAGGTAGCAGGCATAGAATTCGACGAAGATGTATGGAACAGGCTGTATTCTGCATCTAAACATTGGATGCCCATGGGTAGCAAGATCATACTCACAAGTCGGTCCGTCGAGGTCGCAAAGCTTGGAACAACACAGGCTCTAACTCTGAACCCTCTATCACATGAGGCATACTGGTACTTCTTCAGGACGCTTGCATTCGGAAGCACAGATCCGACGTCGTCACACCCAAGGTTCATCAATCTGTCCATGGAGATTGTCACGGCGCTGAACGACATGATCATGGCAAATGTCATTGCCCGTATGATGAGGGACAGCTTTGGCGTCCATTTCTGGGGCAAGTTGGCAGCGTTCGTGAGATTGCAGTTTCAGAAACATGTGTTCAGGTTCGGTGGGCATCCATATGAGCTTGTAAACCAGAACAAACCCGTGTATTTCGGGAGGATGAGGTCAGAACAGGTGGTTTGCTACCATCCGTACCGGCACTCTTCACAGGAGGAGGTTCCCAAGATCACCTTGCACGAAGTGATTAATGGAGATGCAGAGCTTCCAGCTGGGAGATTCGAAGTCCTGGCATGGAGTTCTCAGATACCACCTTACTATAGCTATATCTATGATTGTGAGATTCTGGAGCTGAAATCTACAGGCAACAAAAGGAAGCGCTCCGCGAAAAAAGGAGGCCCACCTTCGGTATGTTTGTGA
- the LOC8084259 gene encoding polyubiquitin has translation MDNRKPNKVQKKEIRDREWHRCIQYIQSARKQVDEGLAVADYDISMESTLHMMRRLQGRDVKQKIQDMEGIVTWEQRYVFRGRQLQDSQTLASYGIEKGSTLYLVVWSHLLRRPVSSPPEKASSHSVNPLYEPLEFWEDRHMKPFNMCPDYWWSL, from the exons ATGGACAATCGCAAGCCTAACAAGGTTCAGAAAAAGGAGATCCGGGACCGCGAATGGCATCGTTGCATCCAGTACATCCAGTCCGCTCGGAAGCAGGTCGATGAAGGTCTCGCCGTTGCTGACTACGACATTAGCATGGAGTCTACCCTTCACATGATGCGCAGGCTGCAGGGGAGAG ACGTGAAACAGAAGATTCAGGACATGGAGGGAATCGTAACATGGGAGCAGCGCTATGTCTTCCGAGGCAGGCAGCTCCAGGACAGTCAAACCCTCGCAAGCTACGGCATCGAGAAAGGGTCCACCTTGTATCTGGTGGTCTGGAGCCATTTGCTGAGACGACCT GTGTCCTCCCCTCCAGAGAAAGCTTCTTCTCACTCGGTCAATCCTCTTTATGAGCCACTTGAGTTCTGGGAAGACCGTCATATG AAACCGTTCAACATGTGCCCAGATTACTGGTGGAGTCTTTGA
- the LOC110432335 gene encoding uncharacterized protein LOC110432335 isoform X2, with product MEADPPPPASALMEELVEEVLLRFPPADPASLVRAALVCRRWRRLVTGPRFHRRYRDLHLHRGRGGSSPPMLGFLADAGTGTLFVPTSTFRPAPASARAGTDGGGGGALLLGGWLALDARHGRALLRRDTGRDAPVDCQLAVWDPATGRRTDLPRLPWSPYYPYSWNAAVLCAAAATTAAAAACDHLDCSGGGGHFVVVVVGTNHAEMYAHVYSSETAAWSAPASARHPDDNVDFAPSALAGDALYFAFQTGTAALEFDLRTREMAVVRLPQPRFHWQRVVLASREDGRRLGLATAGKSAIYLWAREARSGSDGDWVHTRAVELDTLLPAGAISAFPDVVSFVEGVGVVIVRTGDGLFTIDLKSLQITKVFNDTAFSGIFPYMSFYTPALEVASTGQGPSSGA from the exons ATGGAAGCAGATCCGCCACCGCCAGCGAGCGCGCTGATGGAGGAGCTGGTGGAGGAGGTCCTGCTGCGCTTCCCACCTGCCGACCCAGCGAGCCTCGTCCGTGCCGCGCTCGTCTGCAGGCGCTGGCGCCGCCTCGTCACGGGGCCGCGGTTCCACCGCCGCTACCGcgacctccacctccaccgcgGGCGTGGGGGTTCGTCGCCCCCGATGCTGGGCTTCCTCGCCGACGCGGGCACGGGGACCCTCTTCGTGCCCACCTCCACCTTCCGCCCCGCACCCGCATCCGCGCGGGCTGGcacggacggcggcggcggcggcgcccttcTCCTCGGCGGTTGGCTCGCGCTCGACGCTCGCCACGGCCGCGCCCTCCTGCGCCGGGACACCGGCCGCGACGCGCCCGTCGACTGCCAGCTCGCCGTCTGGGACCCCGCCACGGGCCGCCGCACGGACCTGCCCCGCCTCCCCTGGTCGCCCTACTACCCCTACAGCTGGAACGCCGCGGTGCtctgcgccgccgcggccaccaccgccgccgccgccgcctgcgacCACCTCGACTGCTCCGGCGGCGGTGGCCACTTCGTCGTCGTTGTCGTGGGCACCAACCACGCGGAGATGTACGCCCACGTCTACTCGTCCGAGACGGCCGCGTGGAGCGCGCCCGCGTCCGCTCGGCACCCCGACGACAACGTCGACTTCGCGCCGAGCGCGCTCGCGGGGGACGCGCTCTACTTCGCGTTCCAGACGGGCACGGCGGCCCTGGAGTTTGATTTGCGCACGCGGGAGATGGCGGTGGTGCGCCTGCCGCAGCCACGCTTTCACTGGCAGCGCGTCGTGCTCGCCAGCAGGGAGGATGGTCGTCGTCTGGGACTCGCCACGGCAGGCAAGTCCGCGATCTACCTGTGGGCGAGGGAGGCGCGGTCTGGAAGTGATGGGGATTGGGTACATACCAGAGCCGTCGAGCTCGACACGCTGCTCCCTGCTGGTGCCATTTCAGCCTTTCCTGATGTGGTTAGCTTTGTGGAGGGCGTCGGTGTCGTTATTGTGAGGACGGGTGATGGGCTCTTCACCATTGATCTCAAGTCTCTCCAGATCACAAAGGTTTTCAACGACACTGCCTTCTCTGGCATTTTCCCCTACATGAGCTTCTACACACCAG CACTGGAAGTTGCCTCAACTGGTCAGGGGCCAAGTTCAGGTGCATAA
- the LOC110432335 gene encoding uncharacterized protein LOC110432335 isoform X1 yields MEADPPPPASALMEELVEEVLLRFPPADPASLVRAALVCRRWRRLVTGPRFHRRYRDLHLHRGRGGSSPPMLGFLADAGTGTLFVPTSTFRPAPASARAGTDGGGGGALLLGGWLALDARHGRALLRRDTGRDAPVDCQLAVWDPATGRRTDLPRLPWSPYYPYSWNAAVLCAAAATTAAAAACDHLDCSGGGGHFVVVVVGTNHAEMYAHVYSSETAAWSAPASARHPDDNVDFAPSALAGDALYFAFQTGTAALEFDLRTREMAVVRLPQPRFHWQRVVLASREDGRRLGLATAGKSAIYLWAREARSGSDGDWVHTRAVELDTLLPAGAISAFPDVVSFVEGVGVVIVRTGDGLFTIDLKSLQITKVFNDTAFSGIFPYMSFYTPGMSPCLMEMASQAESRWFKKIWHPTNLWPKRVGN; encoded by the exons ATGGAAGCAGATCCGCCACCGCCAGCGAGCGCGCTGATGGAGGAGCTGGTGGAGGAGGTCCTGCTGCGCTTCCCACCTGCCGACCCAGCGAGCCTCGTCCGTGCCGCGCTCGTCTGCAGGCGCTGGCGCCGCCTCGTCACGGGGCCGCGGTTCCACCGCCGCTACCGcgacctccacctccaccgcgGGCGTGGGGGTTCGTCGCCCCCGATGCTGGGCTTCCTCGCCGACGCGGGCACGGGGACCCTCTTCGTGCCCACCTCCACCTTCCGCCCCGCACCCGCATCCGCGCGGGCTGGcacggacggcggcggcggcggcgcccttcTCCTCGGCGGTTGGCTCGCGCTCGACGCTCGCCACGGCCGCGCCCTCCTGCGCCGGGACACCGGCCGCGACGCGCCCGTCGACTGCCAGCTCGCCGTCTGGGACCCCGCCACGGGCCGCCGCACGGACCTGCCCCGCCTCCCCTGGTCGCCCTACTACCCCTACAGCTGGAACGCCGCGGTGCtctgcgccgccgcggccaccaccgccgccgccgccgcctgcgacCACCTCGACTGCTCCGGCGGCGGTGGCCACTTCGTCGTCGTTGTCGTGGGCACCAACCACGCGGAGATGTACGCCCACGTCTACTCGTCCGAGACGGCCGCGTGGAGCGCGCCCGCGTCCGCTCGGCACCCCGACGACAACGTCGACTTCGCGCCGAGCGCGCTCGCGGGGGACGCGCTCTACTTCGCGTTCCAGACGGGCACGGCGGCCCTGGAGTTTGATTTGCGCACGCGGGAGATGGCGGTGGTGCGCCTGCCGCAGCCACGCTTTCACTGGCAGCGCGTCGTGCTCGCCAGCAGGGAGGATGGTCGTCGTCTGGGACTCGCCACGGCAGGCAAGTCCGCGATCTACCTGTGGGCGAGGGAGGCGCGGTCTGGAAGTGATGGGGATTGGGTACATACCAGAGCCGTCGAGCTCGACACGCTGCTCCCTGCTGGTGCCATTTCAGCCTTTCCTGATGTGGTTAGCTTTGTGGAGGGCGTCGGTGTCGTTATTGTGAGGACGGGTGATGGGCTCTTCACCATTGATCTCAAGTCTCTCCAGATCACAAAGGTTTTCAACGACACTGCCTTCTCTGGCATTTTCCCCTACATGAGCTTCTACACACCAG GCATGAGTCCTTGCCTTATGGAGATGGCAAGCCAAGCAGAGTCTCGCTGGTTCAAGAAGATTTGGCATCCCACCAATCTCTGGCCCAAAAGAGTTGGAAATTGA
- the LOC8084258 gene encoding putative disease resistance RPP13-like protein 1, whose protein sequence is METFLSAVLGELISQSINFIINKWSKPQTLNMEENLQRALLRAEVINEEAMGRHITNQAMIQQLGMLRDAIHQGYYALDAFRYQPHSGEDGRHFMSLSKVLSAKDPYFFSRTAHFTEQLQEALDTLSSMIVDLSELVMFLMTYPRLYRQPYSMHILLGNCMFGRQMEVELVIKFLLHTQPHSSQELEVLPIVGPVRVGKSTLVTHVCKDERVRDYFSEILWLCDSNFINDELACREGCVMKHQNCMPNSNRGNRFLIVIELSGDLYEDAWNRLYLASKQSFPSGSKIIVTSHSDKIAKFGTTPALTLKFLSKEAYWYFFKTLTFGSMDPETHPRLAQLAMEIARTQKRSIIAAYVTSYFLRDNFNIHFWHKVLSFLRGIIQKHVSEFGVHPLDLLFQNRPVQHGRMAIPSEDIIIYDQYHRSSQEEVPEIRIQDLLYGSIKRHGKFDVLAWRSQLAPYYSYINVCEIREQKVTGAKRKRSMKDRATFC, encoded by the coding sequence ATGGAAACATTCCTTTCTGCAGTCCTGGGTGAGCTGATATCTCAATCCATAAATTTCATCATTAACAAGTGGTCAAAGCCGCAGACACTGAACATGGAGGAAAACCTGCAAAGGGCTCTTCTCCGAGCAGAGGTCATCAACGAGGAGGCCATGGGACGACACATCACAAATCAAGCCATGATCCAGCAGCTGGGCATGCTGAGAGATGCCATCCACCAAGGCTATTATGCACTTGATGCGTTCAGGTACCAGCCTCACTCTGGAGAGGACGGTAGGCATTTTATGTCCCTATCCAAGGTACTATCTGCAAAGGATCCCTATTTCTTCAGTCGAACTGCACATTTCACGGAACAGCTACAAGAGGCACTAGACACACTGAGCTCTATGATTGTTGATCTGAGTGAGTTGGTCATGTTCTTGATGACCTACCCTCGTCTGTATCGCCAACCTTATAGCATGCATATCCTATTGGGTAACTGCATGTTTGGTCGCCAGATGGAAGTAGAACTTGTCATCAAATTCCTGTTGCACACACAGCCTCATAGTTCTCAAGAATTGGAGGTCTTGCCAATTGTTGGTCCAGTCAGAGTCGGCAAGAGTACCCTTGTCACTCATGTCTGCAAGGACGAAAGAGTCCGTGATTATTTCTCAGAAATTTTGTGGTTGTGTGACTCCAATTTTATAAATGATGAGCTAGCTTGCAGAGAAGGATGTGTAATGAAACATCAAAATTGTATGCCAAACTCAAACAGAGGCAACAGATTTCTTATTGTTATTGAATTATCTGGAGATCTGTATGAAGATGCATGGAATAGGTTATATCTTGCTTCCAAACAGAGCTTTCCTAGTGGTAGTAAAATCATAGTCACAAGCCATTCAGACAAGATTGCAAAGTTTGGAACAACACCAGCTCTAACTCTGAAGTTTCTTTCCAAGGAGGCATATTGGTATTTCTTCAAGACACTTACATTTGGAAGCATGGATCCTGAGACACACCCAAGACTTGCACAGCTGGCCATGGAGATAGCCAGAACGCAGAAACGTTCAATCATTGCAGCGTACGTCACCTCTTATTTTTTGAGGGACAATTTTAACATACACTTTTGGCACAAGGTTTTGAGCTTCTTGAGAGGGATCATCCAGAAGCATGTCTCTGAATTCGGCGTGCATCCATTAGATCTTCTGTTCCAAAACAGACCTGTACAGCATGGAAGAATGGCTATACCTTCCGAAGATATCATCATTTATGATCAGTATCACCGTTCTTCACAAGAGGAGGTTCCGGAGATAAGAATCCAAGATTTGTTGTATGGAAGCATTAAGCGACATGGAAAATTTGATGTCCTAGCATGGAGATCCCAGTTAGCCCCCTACTACAGCTACATCAATGTTTGTGAGATTCGAGAGCAAAAAGTTACAGGTGCGAAGAGGAAGCGTTCTATGAAAGATAGAGCTACATTCTGTTAA